Part of the Leifsonia sp. Root112D2 genome is shown below.
TTTTCGCATTCCGCCCACCCCTGGGCGCGGGCGGAATCACAAAAGCAGGGTGATTCGTGAACGCTAGGCGCGTGCCGAGCGCGGCATCTACTGACGGCGAGGTGGCCATCGCTGATGTTAGTCTGTACGGGCACTCCTGGCCCCCATAGCTCAGGGGATAGAGCGTCTGCCTCCGGAGCAGAAGGCCGTAGGTTCAAATCCTACTGGGGGCACTTTTGTCACGTGACACCCTAGTTCGGACTTTTGCCACCTAGTTGTTCTTCCCATTGACGTTGTGAACGCGGTCGATGGGTGATTTGCCGCCGATGCCGGTATGGGGTCTGTGGTGATTGTAGCTGTGGATCCAGTCCTGGT
Proteins encoded:
- a CDS encoding integrase core domain-containing protein → QDWIHSYNHHRPHTGIGGKSPIDRVHNVNGKNN